GGAGCCTCGGCTTCATGCTGGTCGTCAACTTCTTCCTGTTCCGGGTGCTGCCGGGAGACCCGGCCCGGACCCTGGGGCGCGGTCGGTTCACGACCCAGGAGCAGCTGGAGGAGTTCAACGCGACGTACGGCCTCGACCAGTCGCTCCCGCAGCAGTTCGTGACGTACGTCCAGAACACGCTCACCGGTGACCTGGGGATCTCGCTGCGCTACCGGGTGCCGGTCTCCGACCTGATCATCGACCGGATGTGGCCGACGCTGCTGCTGGTCGGCACCTCGACGCTGCTGGCCGCGGTGATCGGGATCTGGATGGGCGTCAACAGCGGGTGGCGGCGGGGCAGCCGGTTCGACCGCGGGGCGACCGGCAGCTCGCTGACCCTCTACTCGATGCCGGAGTGGTGGCTCGGCCTGCTGCTCATCTACCTGCTGGCGGTCGGTCCGGGCCCGCTCCCCGGGCTCTTCCCCACCGGTGGGCTCCACTCCCCGGACGTCGACCCGTCGTCGCCGGCAGGCGTGCTGGACGTGGCGTGGCACCTGACGCTCCCGGTGCTGACCCTCACGCTGGCCTACCTGGCCGACTACGCACTGATCATGCGCAGCTCGTTGCTCGACGAGATCGGTGAGGACTACGTGACGACGGCCCGGGCCAAGGGCCTGCGCGACGTCCAGGTCCGCAACCGGCACGCGGTGCGCAACGCGCTGCTGCCCACGACGACCGTGGTCGCGCTCAGCATCGGCTTCGTCGTGACGGGCGCGATCACGGTCGAGACCGTGTTCTCCATCCCGGGGCTGGGGCTGCTCGCGACCGAGGCCCTGACCGTTCCCGACTACTGGGTGCTGCAGGGAACGCTCCTGGTGTCGACCGCCGCCGTGATCTTCGCCAACCTCGCGGCGAACCTGGTCTACGGCCTGCTGGACCCGAGGGTGCGGACATGAGCGCGGTCGACGACGGCGTCCCGGTGCGGCTGACGGCGCGGCAGGTCACGCGGCAGCGTCGGCGCGCGGCGCGGCGCCGTACGTGGGCGGACTTCCGGACGCACCGGTCGGGGATGGCCGGGCTGGCCATCCTCGGGTTCTTCGTCTTCCTGGCCGTGGCCGCCCCGCTGATCGCCGACCCGGAGGGACTGAAGCTGAGCGGCGCCACCGGTGGTGTGCTGGAGCCTCCGTCCAGCGAGTTCTGGCTGGGGACCGACGACAAGGGCCGGTCCGTCCTGACCCTGCTGATCTGGGGGGCGCGGGTGTCACTGCTGGTCGGACTGCTCGCCACCGTGATCTCGATGGTGATCGGCACCCTCGTGGGGCTGCTCTCCGGCTACTTCGGGGGCCGCATCGGCGCCGTGCTCTTCCGGCTGACGGAGTGGTTCCTCGTGATCCCGTTCCTCCCGCTCGCCATCGTCATGGCGACCGTGCTCGGGGCGTCGTTGCTGACCATCGTGATCGTGATCGGGGTGACCTCGTGGCCGGGGACGGCCCTGCTGATCCGGAGCCAGACGCTGTCGATCCGGGAGCGGGCCTACCTCGAGCGGGCCAGGGTCCTGGGTGCCGGCCGCTGGCACCAGATCCGCCGCCACATCCTGCCCAACGTGATGCCGATGGTCTTCGCCAACACCACGCTCACCGTCTCGATCGCGATCCTCACCGAGACGACCCTGAGCTTCCTCGGGCTCGGGGACCCGACCCGGACCTCCTGGGGGTCGATGCTCGACGACGCGTACTCCGTCGGCGCGATCACCACCGGTTCCTGGTGGTACATCATCCCGCCGGGGGTCTGCGTCGTGCTGGTCGTGCTGAGCTTCACGCTGGTCGGCCAGGCGCTCGAGGACGTCCTGGACCCACGGCTGAAGGAGCGTCGATGAGCCGGCAGCTGCTGAGCATCGAGGGGCTGTCGGTGACCTACCGCACCGCCGAGGGCGACGTGCCTGCCGTCCGGGGAGTCGACCTCGCGCTCGACCACGGCGAGATCCTCGGGGTGGCGGGGGAGTCGGGGTGCGGGAAGTCGACGCTGGCCTCCACGATCCTGCGGCTGCAGCCGCCGTCGGCGAAGGTGGAGGGCCGCGTGCTGGTCCGTGGCGAGGACGCACTGACCATGCGGTGGGGCGACCTCCGCGCCCTGCGGTGGGCCGGCGCGTCGATCGTCTTCCAGGGGGCGCTCCACTCGCTCAACCCGGTGCAGCGGATCGGCGCCCAGATCGCCGAGCCGATCGAGCTCCACGAGCCGTCGCTCTCCGAGGCCGACACCGGGCGCCGGATCGGCGACCTCCTCGAGCAGGTCGGGTTGCCGGCGGAGCGTGCGAGGGCCTATCCCCACCAGCTCAGCGGCGGCCAGCGGCAGCGCGTGATGATCGCGATGGCCCTCGCCTGCAAGCCCGACCTGGTGATCGCCGACGAGCCCACCACGGCGCTCGACGTGATGGTGCAGAGCCAGGTGCTGAACCTCCTGTCGGGGCTCGTCAACGACCTGGGGGTCGGCCTGATGATCATCAGCCACGACCTGTCGGTCCTCGCGGACCTGTGCGACAGGATCGCGGTCATGTACGCCGGGCGCGTGGTCGAGCTCGGGAGCGCCGACGACGTCTTCGGGGCACCGCTGCACCCCTACGCGCGCGCCCTGTCCGCGGCGTTCCCGCGGATCGGTGACCCGGCCGCCCGCTACGCGCCGGCGGGGCTGGGCGGGGACCCGCCGGACCTGCGGCTGCTGCCACCGGGCTGCTCGTTCGAGCCCCGCTGCCCGCGTGCCGCCGAGACCTGCCGCGGCGCCGAGCCGCGGCTCGAGGGACACGGATCGGGTCGGCTCGCCGCCTGCTTCCGGGTGGAGGAGTCATGAGCGAGCCGCTGCTGACGGGTCACGGGCTGTGCGTCGAGTTCACGGGCCGCGGCGGCGCGGTCGCGCACGCCCTCGACGGCGCCGACGTCCAGCTCGCGCCGGGTGAGGTGGTGGCCCTGGTCGGCGAGTCCGGGTCCGGCAAGACGACCCTCGCCCGCACCCTGGTCGGGCTGGAGAGACCTGCCGCGGGAGAGGTCCGCTTCGACGGCGCGCCGCTCGACTACTCCATCCGCGGGCTGCGGGCCGTACGCCGTCGGGCCCAGCTGGTGCTGCAGGACCCGGCCGGCGCCCTCAACCCGCGCCACACCGTCTACGAGTCGGTGGCCGAGGGGCTGCGGATCCACGACCTGGTCGGCCAGGACCCCGAGGGCCGCTCGGAGGCCGAGCTGGTCGCCGCTGCCCTGGCGTCGGCCGGCCTGCGCCCGCCGGAGTCGCTGTTCCTGCGCTACCCCTACGAGCTCTCCGGCGGCCAGCGGCAGCGCGTCCTGATCGCGGGGGCGCTGGCCATGGGGCCGGACCTGCTCGTCGCCGACGAGCCGGTCTCGTCGCTCGACGCGTCGATCCGCGGTGAGATCCTGGCGCTCCTGCTCAAGCTGCGCGAGGAGCTCGGGCTGGGGGTGCTCGTGGTCACCCACGACCTGGGCCTGGCGTGGAACATCGCCGACCGGATCGCGGTGATGTACCTCGGCCGCATCGTCGAGACGGGCCCGACCGAGGAGGTGCTGGCGCAGCCGCAGCACCCCTACACGAAGGCGCTGCTCTCGGTGGTGCCGGAGATGGACCGGGTCGAGCCGGTCGTGCTGAAGGGGGAGATCCCCGATCCCACGCGGATCCCCGGTGGCTGCCGGTTCCACCCGCGGTGTCCCGCCGTGGCCGACGGGAGCGCGGAGGCCGCCGGGGTGGCCGACGCCTGCCGCGGCCGGACGCTGCCGGTGCTCCCGGCCGACCCGACCGGGCACCACGTGGCGTGCCACCTCACGGCTGTCACAGCACCGGTGGCGGGCGCCGACCGAGTCGGGGACGTCGGTCTCAGCGGATCCTGATGCGCACCGGCTGGGCGTCCTCGGCGACCAACCGGGCGGCGCCGGGCCGGACGCCGGCGGGCAGCTCGAAGACCCACGTCACCCAGCCGAGCCGGTCGTTCGCGGCCGTGTCGGCATCGGCGACGGCGAGCTCCCACGACCGGTCCCCCTGGACGAGCCGGAGCACAACGTCCTCCAACGGCCTGACCGGCAGGTCGTCGTACGAGCAGGAGCCGCAGCCGGGCCCGGTCGAGCAGGTCATGGTGTCCCGGCAGCCGTCGACGAAGGAGCGGCCCCCGACCGTGACCGCGGCGCCGCGCTCCAGCACCTGCCGCCCGACAGCCTCGAGGTAGGGAGCCGCGCACGAGGCCGACGCGGTCTGCTGCGGGAACGGTGCCAGGGCGACACCGAGCAGGGCGGTGAGCAGCATGGACGACCGACGCACGGGGGATGGACGGCCGGGGAGCGTCAGCGGTTCCCGTCGAAGGTGTAGCGGGGGAGCTCGACCGTCGTGCTCCAGCGGTGGACCTCCTCCCCGTCGCGGGTCGCGCGGGTCTCGATGGCCACGTCGTAGCCGGTCGGCCCGACCCGGACGTCGAGGTCGGCGCTGACCTCGATCGCCGCCTCCGGCCAGGTGAGACCGAAGACGGTCGTGGCCAGCGCGCGCTGCTCGAACGTCCGTCGGTCGACCCGCACCTCGCCCTCGTAGTGCTCGCGCACCCGGCCGGCGTACGGGCCGTCGTACTCGGACTCCGACAGCGTGTGCGCCACGGTGGTGCGGTGGAGCACGTCGTCGGTGACCGACCACACGATGCCCTCCTCCGACTCCGACGTCGTGCCGGCCCCGGGGGTGAAGGTCGGCTCGGGCCAGGTCCCGTCCAGCAGCGGCAGCACCAGCTCGCCGTGGTGGACCGTGATCGTCAGGGGTGCCGGCGGCGACACCGTGTTGGGCCAGTCGGCGCCGGCGACGCTCAGCCGCAGCCGCTGGCCGTGCGACCACTCGTAGGCGCAGGCGTCGAGGACGACCTCCACGTCGTACTCCTCACCCGGGACGAGCGGGACGTCGCCCCCGTGCACACCGTCGCGGAAGGCGAGGTCGAGGGTGCCGCGCGAGACGAGTGCGGAGGTGCCGTCGGGGAAGACGTCGCACAGCTTCACCGACAGCGACGCGGCGGGGGCGTCGGCGCTGATCCGGAGCCGGGCGACCGGGTGGCCGACCAGCGGGCGGTCCGGCGGCGCGTCGTCCCAGGTGAGCGAGCGGGCGTCGTCGGTGCGCTGGTCCAGCGACAGCCCCCACGGCAGGTGGCCGGCGCAGTCGATCCACGCGGTGGTGCCGACGGACGGGTCGACGGCGAGCGAGCGGGGGCCGGAGAGCGGCAGCGTCGACCGGGTGGTCGGCGGGACGCTGGGGAGGCTGAGCCAGAAGCCCTCGTGGAGGTCCAGGTCGGGCTCCGGGCGGGTGCTGCCGCGTACGAAGACGTCGCACCGGTCCTCGTGGGCGCCCTGGCCCCGCAGGTGGGTGTCGAACCAGCCGGCGAGCTCGGTCTCGAGGTCGATCCGGGGTCCGGGCATGGCGTTCGTCGCGTCGGCGTGCGCCCACGGCCCGGCCAGCAGCCGGTGCGGCACGCCGGCCTCGGCGAGCGCGGCCACGGTGCGGAAGGTGTTGTTGCGGTAGCCGTCGGCCCACCCCGCCACGAGCATCACGGGACAGGCGATCCGGTCGTAGCCGTCGCCCTCGGGCCCCAGCCGGACCGAGCCGTGGGCCCAGTACGGTCCGTGGGTGCGCTGCTCCAGCCAGGTCAGCAGCCACGGCTGCGGGTCGGCCAGCCGCCGCTGCCACTCCTGCTCCCAGCCCTCGCCCCAGACCGCGGGCACCGGCGGCAGCAGGTTCATGGGCGTCATGTAGTGGCAGTAGTCGACCAGGTCGATCAGCCGCAGCGCCCCGCCGCGCCAGTGGACGTCGTCGGTCCACCGGTCGTCGGTCGCATAGATCGCGCAGATGGCGCCGAGGGCCGGCGGGCGCTCGCACGCGAGCTGCAGCGAGTTGAAGCCGCTGTAGGAGGTGCCGAACATCCCGACCTTTCCGTCGCACCACTCCTGGTCGGCCAGCCACGCGATCACCGCCCGCAGGTCGCGCTGCTCGGCGGCGGGGTACTCGTCGGTGGCGTCGCCGGGGGAGGACCCGGTGCCGCGCAGGTCGAGCCGGCACACGGCGTACGCGTGGCGGTCGCGCAGGCCCTCGTAGCTCTCGGCGTACGACGAGGTCAGGTCGTCCTTGCGGTAGGGGAGCGCCTCGAGCAGGCACGGCTGCGGGCCGGCCGCGGGGTCGGGGAGATAGAGGGTGGCGGCGAGGTCGACCCCGTCGCCGGGGATCACGACCTCGCGCTGCGTTCCGGTCGTCATCGGACCTCCAGGAGGGCGAGCACCTCGGGCGCGTGGAGCGACTCGCTGGTGTGGCCGTCGCGCCCGACGGTGGTGGGTGCGGTGAACATCGAGTTGAGGACCGACTCCTCGGCGGCCTCGACGGTGGCGGCGAACAGCGGGTCGAGGGCGCGGCCGGCGACCAGGTCGGTCCGGTCGGGACGGCCGTCACGGTCCAGGCGCATCCCGGTCCCGACCCCGAGGAAGATCTCGCCGCTGCCGTGGTGGGCGACAGAGCCGGTCCGGGCCAGGCCGAGGCCGATCCGGCGGGCGAGCCGGGCGCAGGCGGCCCCGTCGACCGGTGCGTCGGTGACGACGATCCCGATGCACGACCCTGCGGGGGCCCTCGGGCCGGTGGCGGCGGGGCCGAGGCGCCGGCCGACCGGCACGCCCGCGACGACGCACTCCTCGCGGACGCCGAAGTTGGTGAGGAGCAGCACCGCGACCGTGTGGCCCTCCGGGGTGACCCGGGACGCGGTCCCGATGCCGCCCTTGAAGTCGAAGCACGACATCCCGGTCCCGGCCCCGACCGCGCCCTCCTCCGGGGGGCCGCTGCCGGCCCGTGAGGCCAGCGCGGCGGCGTGGGCGGCCCGTACGTCGTCGGCCGTCACCTGCATCCGGCGGCAGTCGTTGAGGAAGGAGTCGTCGCACTCCGCGACGACCGGGATCACGACGTCGTCGGCCACCTCGCGGTGGCGCTCGAGCTCGATCTCGCAGGCGGTGTCGTAGACCCGCCCGAGCTGCATCGTCGAGGTGAGGTGGACCGGCGTCTCGGTGGCGCCCCACTCGGCAGCCGTCAGGAAGCCCGTGCACTCGCCGGCCCCGTTGAGGACGGCGCCGCCCGCAGGGAGCGGCCGGTGGTAGGCGTCCTCGGCCAGCAGCAAGGTGGTCACGCCGGTGCGGGCCGTGCCACGCCCGTCCGGCGGTGCGGGCTCGTCGCGGTGGACCGTGGCGTGCCCGAGGCCGACGCCGGCGACGTCGAGCACCGAGTTGGTGGGACCGGTCGGCAGGGTGCCGATGACGACACCGAGGTCGCGTGCACGTGGCATGCCAGCATCCTGCCGGAACACCGGGGTGGGATGCTGGCCGCGTGTCCCGCTCGATGCCGGTCGTCTGGTCCCCGGAGACCCGACGCCACGACCCGCGCCACGAGGTCTGGGTGGGCGTCGCGACGCCCGCCACCGAGGTCGCCGAGCGGGTCGACGCGATCCTTTCGGCCGTCGGCGGACGCGAGCTCGTCGAGGCCGAGCCGCACGGCGTCGAGGCGTTGCGGTCGGTCCACGACCCGGCGTTGCTCGACTTCCTCGCGACCGCGCACGAGCGCTGGCGCGCGGGGGAGTACGCCGAGCTGGTCGGCCAGGACCGGGTGACGCCGTACGTCTTCCCGACGCCGGCGATGACCGCCGGGATGCCGACCCGGCTGCCGGCCGCGCTCCACGGGCTGGCCGGGGTGTTCGGCTACGACACCATGACCCTGGTCGGCCCCGGGACGTGGCAGGCCGCGGTCGCGGCGGCCGACTGCGCGCTGACCGCGGTCTCGCTCGTGAAGGCGGGCGTCCCCGCGGCGTACGCCCTGAGCCGACCGCCCGGCCACCACGCGACGCCCGCCGGGTACGGCGGCTCGTGCTACCTCAACAACGCCGCGCTCGCCGCCCAGGCGCTCCGCGACGCGGGCCACGACCGGGTGGCCGTGCTCGACCTCGACGCCCACCACGGCAACGGCACCCAGGCGATCTTCTGGCAGCGGCCAGACGTGCTCTACGGCTCGCTCCACGTCGACCCGGCGGCCGGCTGGTTCCCGCACGTCGTCGGCCACCCCGAGGAGACCGGCGGTGCCGCCGGCGCGGGTGCCACCCGCAACCGGCCGCTGCCCGAGGGCACCGGCGACGACGACTGGCTCGCGGAGGTGACCGACCTCGTCGACTGGGTGGACGCGGCCGGCTGCGACGCGCTGGTGGTCTCGCTCGGGGTCGACGCCGCCGCCGAGGACCCGGAGAGCCCGCTGCAGGTGACCGCCGGCGGCTACGCCGACGCGGGCCGGCTGGTCGGCGGGCTGCGGCTGCCCTCGGTGGTCGTCCAGGAGGGCGGCTACCACCTGCCCAGCCTCGGTGGCCTGGTGGCGGCGTACCTCGACGCCCACGACGCCGCGGCCGCCGTACGGTGATCCCATGATCGCCGCCTTCAGCATCAGCCCCACCGCCGCCGACGAGACCGGCTCGGTCAGCGAGGCCGTCGCCGCCGCCGTCCGGGTGGTCCGCGAGTCCGGCCTTCCCTGCGAGACCAACGCGATGTTCACCAACGTCGAGGGGGAGTGGGACGAGGTGATGGCCGTCGTCAAGCAGGCCGTCGACGTGGTGGCCGCCGCGTCCCCGCGCGTCGGGCTCGTGCTCAAGGCCGACATCCGCCCCGGCTACGACGGCCAGCTCACCGCCAAGGTGGAGCGGGTCGAGGCCGCGCTGCTCGACTGACCACTTCCCCCACCCGGCAGACCGGTCGTCCCGGAGCCGTTACGTCGACCGGTGCGCCGGCTGCGTCGCCCCGGTCCCGGGCCGGTCAGTCGCGCGCCGGCAGCAGGGTCGCCTCCGCGTGGAGGCCGCCCTCGGTGAACCCGACCGCGCGATAGATCCGGATCGCCTCGTCCTCGGGGTTGGCGGCCATCACCAGGGTGTCGGCGCCCAGCCCCTCGAGCGCGTCGCGGGCGGCGGCGCGGACCAGGGCGCCGGCGAGGCCGCGTCGCCGGAATCCGGGGTGGGTCTTGACGTTCTGGTAGCGGGCGAGGCCCTCGCCGGCACGGAAGATGCCCAGCGAGGAGACCAGCTGGTCGGCCACGAAGGCGCCCCACCAGTGGCCCAGGCCGGCGGCGACGAGGGCACGGTTGGCCGCGGCCCGCCCCTGCAGGAACTCGCGCGTCAGGTGCGGGTCGTCCGGTTCGGACGCGAGGTTGAGGTCGACCTCCTGGTCCCAGTCGGCGTCGGTGACCAGCGTCCGTACCTCGGTGCCGTCCGCGAGGGGAGGGCCGGCGTCGACCGCGCCGGTGGTCATCGCGGCCACCGTGTCGACCCGGAAGCCGGCCTCGCGCAGGGGCTGCAGGGTCGCACCGTCCTCGCACCGGTCCATGCCGATCGAGACGTGCTCGGCGCCGGGGAACTCGCGGCGGGCCTCGCGGACCCAGTGGTCGACCTGCCCGGGAGCCGGAGGCGCCGGCAGCAGCAGGAAGTTGCCCCAGTAGAACGAGGGCTCGAGCGGCGTCCGGACGACCAGGTGGGTCCCGCGGTCCTCCGCGACGGACCCGGTCTGCTCCAGCAGCGCGATGTCGGTCCGGAAGGCCAGCGACTCCACGTCCATCCCGGCAACCTATCCACCCGTGGCACGATCGGCGACGTGGATTCCGAGACCCGTCACTACCGGACCGGCGACACCGACCGCGTGCTCGACCTGACCCGCGACTGCGCGGCGTACGTCGAGGGGCGCGGCGACGGCCTGCTCCACCTCTTCGTGCCGCACGCGACCGCCGGGCTGGCCGTCCTCGAGACCGGCGCCGGCAGCGACGAGGACCTGCTGGCCGCGCTGGCCGACCTGCTCCCCGGCGACGACCGCTGGCGGCACCGCCACGGCACCCCCGGGCACGGTCGCAGCCACGTGATGCCGGCGCTGGTGCCTCCCTACGCCACGGTGCCGGTGCTGGGTGGACGGCTGGCCCTCGGCACGTGGCAGAGCATCTGCCTGGTCGACCTCAACGTCGACAACCCCGAGCGCGAGGTCCGCTACTCGTTCCTGGCCTCCGCGTGATCCGGGAGGCGCGCCGGCCGGGTGGTGGTCGAACACCTGTTCGACTACGCTCAGGTCATGGCCGTCCCTGACCCGCACCGCAACGTCGCACCGCCCGGCTGGCCGCGTGAGGTCCGGCCGCCCGACACCCCTGACTGGGAGCGCACGGCGGCCAGCTGGCTGCTCGACCTGTGCCCGCCCGACTACCGCCGCTACGCCGGCTTGCGCAAGCACGTCGTGGTGCTGGCCCGCTTCGCGGTGCTCCACGTGGAGGCGGGGCAGGCGGCCTGCCGCCGCGGGCTCAGCGAGGCGCGTGCCGACCTCGGACAGGTGGCGGGAGCGGAGGTCGTCGACGCCGCGATCGCGACCTTCCAGCTCGAGGAGGCCCGCCTGCTCGCCGTACGACGGGGGGTCGGCCTGGTCGAGGAGGCGTTGCGGGGCCGCCGCTACGTCGCCCGGCTCTGACCCGGCCAACGGGTAGCGTCGGGGCATGAGCAGACCAGTGATCCTCGTCGTCGGCGCCGGGCCCGGTGTCAGTGGCTCGGTCGCCCGCCGGTTCGCCCGCGACGGCCACGACGTCGGGCTGCTCGGCATCGGCGAGGAGCAGCTCCGCACCCTCGCAGGCGAGGTCGAGGACCTCGGCGCCACGACTGCGTGGCGGGTCGCCGACCTCACCGACGAGGCCGCCACCACGCGTGCGGTGCACGAGCTCGCGGGCGAGCTCGGCCGCGTCGACGTCCTCCACTTCAACCCCAGCGCCTTCCGGGAGCAGGACCCGCTCGAGCTGAGCGTCCCCGACCTGCTCGCCGACCTGACGCTCGGCGTCGGGGCGATGCTGACCGCGCTCCAGGCGGCGCGGCCGAGCATGTCCGCCGGGGCCCGCGTCACCGCGACCGGCAGCATGGCGGCCGACCAGCCGTGGCACCGTGCGGCCTCGCTCGGCGTCCAGAAGGCCGGGCTGCGCAACCTGGTCCACAGCATCGACGCGGCCCTGGAGCCCGACGGCATCCGGGCGGTGTCGGTCACGGTCCGCGGCACCCTCTCCGACGAGGGCGCCTTCACCCCCGACCGGGTCGCCGAGGCGATCCACGCCGCCGCCCGGCAGCCGGAGTCGGGCTGGCGCAGCGAGATCCCGTACGAGGGCTGAGACCGTGCACACCTTCGCCAGCGTCGCCGTGGTCGACCGCCGCGGGTGGCTGCTGATGCAGGAACGCGACGAGCACGCGCCCGTCCACCCCGACACCTGGGGGCTCCCCGGCGGCGGGCTCGAGCCGGGGGAGGACCACGCGGAGGCAGCGATCCGCGAGCTCGCCGAGGAGACCGGCCTCGAGGTGACGGCCGACGCCCTCACCAGCCTCGGCCGCACCCGCTTCCACTCCCCGCCGTGCGGGACCGAGGACGACTACGAGCTGTTCGTGGTCCACGCCGACGTCGGTGACACGGACGTGTCCTGCGGCGAGGGGCGGCAGATGGTCTTCGTCGACCCGGCGAGCCTCTTCGACCGGCCGCTGCTGACGGCGGCGCGGATGCAGCTGCCCGACGTCCTCGACTCCGCGGGCTACCGACAGCGCTTCGGAGGTGAGCCCGCCCGCCGGTTCGCCGGCGTCGGGCTGGTCGACCGCCAGGGGGCGCTGCTGCTCCAGGAGCGCGACGAGCACCCGCTGCTCGACCCCGAGCGGTGGGGCTTCCCGGGCGGGCACCTCGAGCCTGGCGAGACCTTCGCGCAGGGCGCCGCGCGGGAGCTGGCCGAGGAGACCGGCGTGCTGCTCGCGCCCGACGACCTGGTGCTCGTCGACGAGGTCAGGGTCGACCACCGCGCCGAGTACGGCACCGTCGACCGGATGCGGTTCTTCGTCGCGCCGACCGCGCTGGAGGACGACGAGGTCGAGTGCCGCGAGGGACGCCAGATGGTCTTCGTGGACCCCGAGACGGTCCGCGGGCTGCCGCTGACGCGTTCGGCGGCGCTCGTCGTGGCCCCCTTCCTGATGTCGGACCTCTACGCAACACTCGCGACATGAGCGATCCGAAGCAGACACTGACCGGGCAGCAGGTGGCCGACGAGGGGCTCGACGACTGGAGGCTGGTGCTGGGCCGGCTGCGGGCGCGGTTCCGCACCTCCGACTTCGTCACCGCGGCGAGGCTGACCCAGCGCGCCGGCGAGGCGGCGGAGGCGGCGAACCACCACCCCGACCTCGACCTGCGCTGGGGGCGGCTCGACGTGTCCCTGGCGAGCCACGACGTGGGCGGCATCACCTCGCGCGACCTCGACCTCGCCCGGACGATCAGCGCCCTGGCC
This genomic interval from Nocardioides euryhalodurans contains the following:
- a CDS encoding ABC transporter permease, giving the protein MTELPAPTRVRRRSYRRYAAGKALGALGSLGFMLVVNFFLFRVLPGDPARTLGRGRFTTQEQLEEFNATYGLDQSLPQQFVTYVQNTLTGDLGISLRYRVPVSDLIIDRMWPTLLLVGTSTLLAAVIGIWMGVNSGWRRGSRFDRGATGSSLTLYSMPEWWLGLLLIYLLAVGPGPLPGLFPTGGLHSPDVDPSSPAGVLDVAWHLTLPVLTLTLAYLADYALIMRSSLLDEIGEDYVTTARAKGLRDVQVRNRHAVRNALLPTTTVVALSIGFVVTGAITVETVFSIPGLGLLATEALTVPDYWVLQGTLLVSTAAVIFANLAANLVYGLLDPRVRT
- a CDS encoding ABC transporter permease, which codes for MSAVDDGVPVRLTARQVTRQRRRAARRRTWADFRTHRSGMAGLAILGFFVFLAVAAPLIADPEGLKLSGATGGVLEPPSSEFWLGTDDKGRSVLTLLIWGARVSLLVGLLATVISMVIGTLVGLLSGYFGGRIGAVLFRLTEWFLVIPFLPLAIVMATVLGASLLTIVIVIGVTSWPGTALLIRSQTLSIRERAYLERARVLGAGRWHQIRRHILPNVMPMVFANTTLTVSIAILTETTLSFLGLGDPTRTSWGSMLDDAYSVGAITTGSWWYIIPPGVCVVLVVLSFTLVGQALEDVLDPRLKERR
- a CDS encoding ABC transporter ATP-binding protein; translated protein: MSRQLLSIEGLSVTYRTAEGDVPAVRGVDLALDHGEILGVAGESGCGKSTLASTILRLQPPSAKVEGRVLVRGEDALTMRWGDLRALRWAGASIVFQGALHSLNPVQRIGAQIAEPIELHEPSLSEADTGRRIGDLLEQVGLPAERARAYPHQLSGGQRQRVMIAMALACKPDLVIADEPTTALDVMVQSQVLNLLSGLVNDLGVGLMIISHDLSVLADLCDRIAVMYAGRVVELGSADDVFGAPLHPYARALSAAFPRIGDPAARYAPAGLGGDPPDLRLLPPGCSFEPRCPRAAETCRGAEPRLEGHGSGRLAACFRVEES
- a CDS encoding ABC transporter ATP-binding protein — encoded protein: MSEPLLTGHGLCVEFTGRGGAVAHALDGADVQLAPGEVVALVGESGSGKTTLARTLVGLERPAAGEVRFDGAPLDYSIRGLRAVRRRAQLVLQDPAGALNPRHTVYESVAEGLRIHDLVGQDPEGRSEAELVAAALASAGLRPPESLFLRYPYELSGGQRQRVLIAGALAMGPDLLVADEPVSSLDASIRGEILALLLKLREELGLGVLVVTHDLGLAWNIADRIAVMYLGRIVETGPTEEVLAQPQHPYTKALLSVVPEMDRVEPVVLKGEIPDPTRIPGGCRFHPRCPAVADGSAEAAGVADACRGRTLPVLPADPTGHHVACHLTAVTAPVAGADRVGDVGLSGS
- a CDS encoding CocE/NonD family hydrolase, which produces MTTGTQREVVIPGDGVDLAATLYLPDPAAGPQPCLLEALPYRKDDLTSSYAESYEGLRDRHAYAVCRLDLRGTGSSPGDATDEYPAAEQRDLRAVIAWLADQEWCDGKVGMFGTSYSGFNSLQLACERPPALGAICAIYATDDRWTDDVHWRGGALRLIDLVDYCHYMTPMNLLPPVPAVWGEGWEQEWQRRLADPQPWLLTWLEQRTHGPYWAHGSVRLGPEGDGYDRIACPVMLVAGWADGYRNNTFRTVAALAEAGVPHRLLAGPWAHADATNAMPGPRIDLETELAGWFDTHLRGQGAHEDRCDVFVRGSTRPEPDLDLHEGFWLSLPSVPPTTRSTLPLSGPRSLAVDPSVGTTAWIDCAGHLPWGLSLDQRTDDARSLTWDDAPPDRPLVGHPVARLRISADAPAASLSVKLCDVFPDGTSALVSRGTLDLAFRDGVHGGDVPLVPGEEYDVEVVLDACAYEWSHGQRLRLSVAGADWPNTVSPPAPLTITVHHGELVLPLLDGTWPEPTFTPGAGTTSESEEGIVWSVTDDVLHRTTVAHTLSESEYDGPYAGRVREHYEGEVRVDRRTFEQRALATTVFGLTWPEAAIEVSADLDVRVGPTGYDVAIETRATRDGEEVHRWSTTVELPRYTFDGNR
- a CDS encoding P1 family peptidase, whose protein sequence is MPRARDLGVVIGTLPTGPTNSVLDVAGVGLGHATVHRDEPAPPDGRGTARTGVTTLLLAEDAYHRPLPAGGAVLNGAGECTGFLTAAEWGATETPVHLTSTMQLGRVYDTACEIELERHREVADDVVIPVVAECDDSFLNDCRRMQVTADDVRAAHAAALASRAGSGPPEEGAVGAGTGMSCFDFKGGIGTASRVTPEGHTVAVLLLTNFGVREECVVAGVPVGRRLGPAATGPRAPAGSCIGIVVTDAPVDGAACARLARRIGLGLARTGSVAHHGSGEIFLGVGTGMRLDRDGRPDRTDLVAGRALDPLFAATVEAAEESVLNSMFTAPTTVGRDGHTSESLHAPEVLALLEVR
- a CDS encoding histone deacetylase family protein; the protein is MSRSMPVVWSPETRRHDPRHEVWVGVATPATEVAERVDAILSAVGGRELVEAEPHGVEALRSVHDPALLDFLATAHERWRAGEYAELVGQDRVTPYVFPTPAMTAGMPTRLPAALHGLAGVFGYDTMTLVGPGTWQAAVAAADCALTAVSLVKAGVPAAYALSRPPGHHATPAGYGGSCYLNNAALAAQALRDAGHDRVAVLDLDAHHGNGTQAIFWQRPDVLYGSLHVDPAAGWFPHVVGHPEETGGAAGAGATRNRPLPEGTGDDDWLAEVTDLVDWVDAAGCDALVVSLGVDAAAEDPESPLQVTAGGYADAGRLVGGLRLPSVVVQEGGYHLPSLGGLVAAYLDAHDAAAAVR
- a CDS encoding thiamine-binding protein; this encodes MIAAFSISPTAADETGSVSEAVAAAVRVVRESGLPCETNAMFTNVEGEWDEVMAVVKQAVDVVAAASPRVGLVLKADIRPGYDGQLTAKVERVEAALLD
- a CDS encoding GNAT family N-acetyltransferase; this translates as MDVESLAFRTDIALLEQTGSVAEDRGTHLVVRTPLEPSFYWGNFLLLPAPPAPGQVDHWVREARREFPGAEHVSIGMDRCEDGATLQPLREAGFRVDTVAAMTTGAVDAGPPLADGTEVRTLVTDADWDQEVDLNLASEPDDPHLTREFLQGRAAANRALVAAGLGHWWGAFVADQLVSSLGIFRAGEGLARYQNVKTHPGFRRRGLAGALVRAAARDALEGLGADTLVMAANPEDEAIRIYRAVGFTEGGLHAEATLLPARD